A window of the Aeromicrobium phoceense genome harbors these coding sequences:
- a CDS encoding DUF2200 domain-containing protein, translated as MHRIFTTSVASVYPHYVTKVEKKGRTKAELDQVIEWLTGFDESTLQKHLDAGTTFEDFFAQADLNPNASLITGVVCHVRVEEVEDPLMQKIRYLDKLVDELAKGKTMEKVLRG; from the coding sequence ATGCACCGGATCTTCACGACGAGCGTCGCCTCGGTCTACCCCCACTACGTCACGAAGGTCGAGAAGAAGGGGCGCACGAAGGCCGAGCTCGACCAGGTCATCGAGTGGCTGACCGGCTTCGACGAGAGCACCCTGCAGAAGCACCTCGACGCCGGGACGACGTTCGAGGACTTCTTCGCGCAGGCCGACCTCAACCCCAACGCCTCCCTCATCACGGGTGTCGTGTGCCACGTGCGCGTCGAGGAGGTCGAGGACCCGCTGATGCAGAAGATCCGCTATCTCGACAAGCTGGTCGACGAGCTCGCCAAGGGCAAGACGATGGAGAAGGTCCTGCGCGGCTGA
- a CDS encoding MarR family winged helix-turn-helix transcriptional regulator, translating into MTSITEAARANPAWSALTAISRLERGQRAVVGPRGHADQRLLWMFSDGRPRTLREIADELGLEQSTVNRQANAALKAGLLERSREPGQSAWHFVANESALAEFARALDRHLGLLDRALDALPRADRARFLEQFGTFADAFVEAAAEA; encoded by the coding sequence ATGACCTCCATCACCGAGGCCGCCCGGGCCAACCCGGCCTGGTCCGCGCTCACCGCGATCTCGCGACTCGAGCGGGGCCAGCGCGCGGTCGTCGGACCACGAGGGCACGCCGACCAGCGGCTGCTGTGGATGTTCTCCGACGGCCGGCCGCGGACCCTGCGGGAGATCGCGGACGAGCTCGGGCTCGAGCAGTCCACCGTGAACCGGCAGGCGAACGCCGCCCTCAAGGCCGGGCTGCTGGAGCGGTCGCGGGAGCCGGGCCAGAGCGCGTGGCACTTCGTGGCCAACGAGAGCGCCCTCGCGGAGTTCGCCCGCGCTCTCGACCGGCACCTCGGTCTGCTGGACCGCGCCCTGGACGCCCTCCCCCGCGCCGACCGCGCCCGGTTCCTCGAGCAGTTCGGCACGTTCGCCGACGCGTTCGTCGAGGCTGCCGCCGAAGCCTGA
- a CDS encoding MFS transporter: MPSPSVVDERVETRFPPIAVIFVLCFGSLAGALMQSLVIPIQSELPRLLGTEPGNASWAVTATLLAAAVTMPVTGRLADMYGKKKVMVVSAGILVAGSVVAAMSSSLAPFLVGRALQGMAMGYIPVAISMVREVAPPEKRATAVAAVSATLGVGGALGLPLAAWIAQDYSWHALFWFSSVLAAVILVATLVVVPSVHDAHPARIDVVGVIGLAIGLVSALVGVSKGSEWGWSDGRTIGAIVGGVVVLLLWGWFELRHHDPLVDLRTSAHPPVLFTNLAAVLIGFGMMAQSIVLPQLLQLPEETGFGLGQTILQAGLWMAPGGLMMMFFAPVSSRLITSIGARLTLSIGATVLAVGYLVTLFLMNAPWELMLGSLVACAGVGIGYAAMPTLILDNVPESESGSGVGLNALMRSVGTTIAGAVMAAVLTSRTVDFGGYAIPDKGAFQLCFVIGAGAAFAGALVALLVPRQGLSRR; this comes from the coding sequence ATGCCCTCTCCCTCCGTCGTCGACGAGCGCGTCGAGACCCGCTTCCCCCCGATCGCCGTCATCTTCGTGCTGTGCTTCGGCAGCCTCGCCGGCGCGCTCATGCAGTCGCTCGTCATCCCGATCCAGAGCGAACTGCCGCGGCTGCTCGGCACGGAGCCGGGCAACGCGTCCTGGGCCGTCACCGCCACGCTGCTCGCGGCCGCCGTGACGATGCCCGTCACCGGGCGCCTCGCCGACATGTACGGCAAGAAGAAGGTCATGGTCGTCTCGGCGGGGATCCTCGTGGCCGGCTCCGTGGTCGCCGCGATGTCGAGCTCGCTCGCGCCGTTCCTCGTCGGCCGCGCGCTCCAGGGCATGGCCATGGGCTACATCCCCGTCGCGATCAGCATGGTGCGCGAGGTCGCGCCGCCCGAGAAGCGCGCGACGGCCGTCGCCGCGGTCAGCGCCACGCTCGGCGTCGGTGGTGCCCTCGGCCTGCCGCTGGCCGCGTGGATCGCCCAGGACTACTCGTGGCACGCGCTGTTCTGGTTCTCGTCCGTGCTGGCGGCAGTCATCCTCGTCGCGACCCTGGTCGTCGTCCCGAGCGTCCACGACGCGCACCCCGCCCGCATCGACGTCGTCGGTGTCATCGGGCTGGCCATCGGTCTGGTGTCGGCGCTGGTCGGCGTCAGCAAGGGCAGCGAGTGGGGCTGGTCGGACGGTCGCACGATCGGCGCGATCGTGGGCGGCGTCGTCGTGCTGCTGCTGTGGGGCTGGTTCGAGCTGCGCCACCACGACCCGCTCGTGGACCTGCGCACCAGCGCCCATCCGCCCGTCCTGTTCACGAACCTCGCGGCCGTCCTGATCGGCTTCGGCATGATGGCGCAGTCCATCGTGCTGCCGCAGCTGCTGCAGCTGCCCGAGGAGACCGGCTTCGGCCTGGGCCAGACGATCCTCCAGGCGGGTCTGTGGATGGCGCCCGGTGGCCTGATGATGATGTTCTTCGCCCCCGTCTCGAGCCGGCTGATCACCTCGATCGGTGCTCGCCTCACGCTTTCGATCGGCGCCACGGTCCTGGCGGTCGGCTACCTCGTGACGCTGTTCCTGATGAACGCGCCGTGGGAGCTCATGCTCGGCTCGCTGGTCGCGTGCGCCGGTGTCGGCATCGGCTACGCGGCCATGCCGACGCTGATCCTGGACAACGTGCCGGAGTCCGAGTCGGGCTCCGGCGTCGGCCTCAACGCCCTGATGCGCTCGGTCGGCACCACGATCGCCGGCGCCGTCATGGCGGCCGTCCTGACGAGCCGGACGGTGGACTTCGGGGGCTACGCGATCCCCGACAAGGGCGCCTTCCAGCTGTGCTTCGTCATCGGCGCGGGTGCGGCGTTCGCGGGTGCTCTCGTCGCGTTGCTGGTGCCGCGTCAGGGCCTCAGTCGTCGATGA
- the arr gene encoding NAD(+)--rifampin ADP-ribosyltransferase: MSDDRLGPDDGPFFHGTKAVLSPGDLLEPGRRANFGENRTAGHIYFTGTLDAATWGAELSAGEGRGHIYRVEPTGPFEDDPNLTDKKFPGNPTRSYRSKEPIRVVEEVVGWEPHPPEVLQHMLDSLAAMKERGEVVIDD, translated from the coding sequence ATGAGCGACGACCGACTGGGCCCCGATGATGGGCCCTTCTTCCACGGCACGAAGGCGGTCCTCTCCCCCGGCGATCTGCTCGAGCCGGGTCGCCGGGCGAACTTCGGTGAGAACCGCACCGCCGGCCACATCTACTTCACCGGCACCCTGGACGCCGCGACGTGGGGCGCCGAGCTGTCCGCGGGCGAGGGCCGCGGCCACATCTACCGGGTGGAGCCGACCGGGCCCTTCGAGGACGACCCGAACCTGACGGACAAGAAGTTCCCGGGGAACCCCACCCGCTCCTACCGCAGCAAGGAGCCGATCCGCGTGGTCGAGGAGGTCGTCGGGTGGGAGCCCCATCCGCCGGAGGTCCTCCAGCACATGCTCGACAGCCTCGCCGCCATGAAGGAGCGGGGCGAGGTCGTCATCGACGACTGA
- a CDS encoding CDP-glycerol glycerophosphotransferase family protein, producing MADSRAGIVPRLRQWAIGRLRRSRFLPVGMPDKRTDEDRLGRAFAQAVLVYFPNGADALYQLRPWFAALKALDAAHGVVAVFKDSRTAALVRAESGLDCVTLARYGQLDEILALSDVKLALYVNHDPINFECLRFTSLVHVYLGHGDSDKGVSVSNQVKAYDFCFLAGQAALDRTSAGVMLYDASARSVLIGQPQLDVPAPEPQPDPSRSTVLYAPTWEASQPSVSYGSLLTHGSAVVDALAGTHRVIYRPHPLNGVIDPAYGEADAAIRARADRVDTDVPLEQSFADADLLITDVSAVTLNWLPTGKPVLVCRPRVPVPPSRLMDTLPLLDEDADVAALVAQHLSTDPSAAARRDLIEYYLGDTSPGAATERFLQACSGAMDLRDRAWAEHRRLGATGP from the coding sequence GTGGCTGACTCGCGGGCGGGGATCGTTCCCCGGCTGCGCCAGTGGGCGATCGGACGGCTGCGCCGCTCGCGCTTCCTGCCCGTCGGCATGCCCGACAAGCGCACCGACGAGGACCGCCTCGGTCGCGCGTTCGCGCAGGCGGTCCTGGTCTACTTCCCCAACGGCGCCGACGCGCTCTACCAGCTGCGTCCGTGGTTCGCGGCGCTGAAGGCACTCGACGCCGCGCACGGCGTGGTGGCGGTGTTCAAGGACTCGCGCACCGCCGCGCTCGTGCGGGCCGAGTCGGGCCTCGACTGCGTGACCCTGGCCCGCTACGGCCAGCTGGACGAGATCCTGGCCCTCAGCGACGTGAAGCTCGCGCTGTACGTGAACCACGACCCGATCAACTTCGAGTGCCTGCGCTTCACCTCGCTCGTGCACGTGTACCTGGGCCACGGCGACAGCGACAAGGGCGTCTCGGTGTCGAACCAGGTCAAGGCCTACGACTTCTGCTTCCTGGCCGGTCAGGCGGCGCTCGACCGCACGAGCGCCGGCGTGATGCTCTACGACGCGTCGGCCCGCTCGGTGCTGATCGGCCAGCCGCAGCTCGACGTTCCCGCGCCGGAGCCGCAGCCCGACCCGTCGCGGTCGACGGTCCTCTACGCGCCCACCTGGGAGGCGTCGCAGCCGTCGGTCTCGTACGGCTCGCTGCTGACCCACGGCTCTGCCGTGGTCGACGCCCTTGCGGGCACCCACCGGGTGATCTACCGCCCGCACCCGCTGAACGGCGTCATCGACCCGGCCTACGGCGAGGCCGACGCCGCGATCCGCGCCCGCGCCGACCGCGTGGACACCGACGTGCCGCTCGAGCAGTCGTTCGCGGACGCCGACCTGCTGATCACCGACGTCTCGGCGGTGACCCTCAACTGGCTGCCGACCGGCAAGCCGGTGCTCGTGTGCCGCCCCCGTGTGCCCGTGCCGCCGTCGCGCCTCATGGACACCCTGCCGCTGCTGGACGAGGACGCCGACGTGGCCGCGCTCGTGGCGCAGCACCTCTCGACCGACCCGAGCGCGGCGGCCCGCCGCGACCTCATCGAGTACTACCTCGGCGACACGTCGCCCGGCGCCGCCACCGAGCGGTTCCTGCAGGCCTGCTCCGGCGCGATGGACCTGCGCGACCGCGCCTGGGCCGAGCACCGCCGGCTGGGCGCGACCGGCCCCTGA
- the glf gene encoding UDP-galactopyranose mutase — translation MTDVLVVGSGFFGLTVAEQLANDPGLKVHVIDRRSHLGGNAYSEAEPTTGIEVHRYGAHLFHTSNERVWDYANRFTTFTGYRHHVYSTYRGEVFPLPINLGTINQFTRSAMGPDEARAWVAEQAGAALSGGAAAAQNLEEKAISLIGRPLYEAFIKGYTAKQWQTDPTELSADIITRLPVRYTYDNRYFNDRYEGLPTDGYTAWLERMADHPNITIGLDTDFFDESQPYNKAATVGQLPIVYTGPLDRYFDHAHGPLGWRTLDFESEVLPIGDFQGTPVMNYADTDIPYTRIHEFRHFHPERDYPSDATVIMREFSRFANAGTDDEPYYPVNTSDDRTALKAYRELTEQESQVHFGGRLGTYQYLDMHMAIASALSMVDNILRPGLVRG, via the coding sequence ATGACTGACGTCCTCGTCGTCGGGTCGGGCTTCTTCGGGCTCACCGTGGCCGAGCAGCTGGCCAACGATCCCGGTCTCAAGGTCCACGTGATCGACCGCCGCTCGCACCTGGGCGGGAACGCCTACAGCGAGGCCGAGCCCACCACCGGCATCGAGGTGCACCGCTACGGCGCGCACCTGTTCCACACCTCGAACGAGCGGGTCTGGGACTACGCCAACCGCTTCACGACCTTCACCGGCTACCGCCACCACGTCTACTCGACGTACCGCGGCGAGGTGTTCCCGCTGCCGATCAACCTCGGCACCATCAACCAGTTCACCCGCTCGGCGATGGGTCCGGACGAGGCACGCGCGTGGGTCGCCGAGCAGGCGGGCGCCGCGCTGTCGGGCGGTGCGGCCGCGGCTCAGAACCTGGAGGAGAAGGCGATCAGCCTGATCGGCCGTCCCCTCTACGAGGCGTTCATCAAGGGCTACACCGCCAAGCAGTGGCAGACGGATCCCACCGAGCTGTCGGCGGACATCATCACCCGGCTGCCGGTGCGGTACACCTACGACAACCGCTACTTCAACGACCGCTACGAGGGCCTGCCCACCGACGGCTACACGGCGTGGCTCGAGCGGATGGCCGACCACCCGAACATCACGATCGGCCTCGACACCGACTTCTTCGACGAGTCCCAGCCCTACAACAAGGCGGCCACGGTCGGGCAGCTGCCGATCGTCTACACCGGCCCGCTCGACCGGTACTTCGACCACGCGCACGGCCCGCTCGGCTGGCGCACCCTGGACTTCGAGTCCGAGGTGCTGCCGATCGGCGACTTCCAGGGCACGCCGGTGATGAACTACGCCGACACCGACATCCCCTACACCCGGATCCACGAGTTCCGGCACTTCCACCCCGAGCGCGACTACCCGTCGGACGCCACGGTGATCATGCGCGAGTTCAGCCGCTTCGCGAACGCCGGCACCGACGACGAGCCCTACTACCCGGTGAACACCTCGGACGACCGCACGGCCCTGAAGGCCTACCGCGAGCTGACCGAGCAGGAGTCGCAGGTGCACTTCGGGGGACGTCTCGGCACGTACCAGTACCTCGACATGCACATGGCGATCGCGTCGGCGCTGTCGATGGTCGACAACATCCTGCGGCCGGGGCTCGTCCGTGGCTGA
- a CDS encoding glycosyltransferase encodes MSSTTGTLAIAIVTFNRSALLDELLQSASTMTTPPDRIIVVDNASTDDTQEVVTAWEAKFPPGLLVNHRMETNTGGAGGFSEGTKVALELGAEWVWLMDDDVEILPDALERFAPWMARFKVIHGRRYDVDGTPFYWQAKFNQWLGVPLPYSVKTFNTDGYAVTNSGTFEGMLVHADVVRRIGLPDPRFFISWDDAIYAWLASLETEVVYVDEFVLQKKREQKQVSLGVRHLNDSSPLAKYHVMRNRAYVGRYFDEHGHLSRPGFALGTALTFAKEIVRLVVVERSFRGFSSLVKGWRDGRRIWADRTWQPMPALEGGRDD; translated from the coding sequence GTGAGTTCGACGACCGGCACCCTGGCGATCGCCATCGTCACGTTCAACCGCTCCGCGCTGCTCGACGAGCTGCTGCAGAGCGCCTCGACGATGACGACACCCCCCGATCGCATCATCGTCGTCGACAACGCCAGCACCGACGACACGCAGGAGGTCGTCACCGCCTGGGAGGCGAAGTTCCCTCCCGGCCTGCTCGTGAACCACCGCATGGAGACCAACACCGGCGGCGCCGGCGGCTTCAGCGAGGGCACCAAGGTCGCGCTCGAGCTCGGCGCCGAGTGGGTCTGGCTGATGGACGACGACGTCGAGATCCTGCCCGACGCGCTCGAGCGGTTCGCACCCTGGATGGCGCGGTTCAAGGTCATCCACGGCCGCCGCTACGACGTCGACGGCACCCCGTTCTACTGGCAGGCGAAGTTCAACCAGTGGCTCGGCGTGCCGCTGCCGTACTCGGTGAAGACGTTCAACACGGACGGCTACGCCGTGACCAACTCCGGCACCTTCGAGGGCATGCTCGTGCACGCCGACGTGGTCCGCCGGATCGGCCTGCCCGACCCGCGTTTCTTCATCTCGTGGGACGACGCGATCTACGCCTGGCTGGCCTCCCTGGAGACCGAGGTCGTCTACGTGGACGAGTTCGTGCTGCAGAAGAAGCGCGAGCAGAAGCAGGTCAGCCTCGGCGTGCGCCACCTCAACGACTCCAGCCCGCTGGCGAAGTATCACGTGATGCGCAATCGGGCCTATGTCGGCCGCTACTTCGACGAGCACGGCCACCTGAGCCGGCCCGGCTTCGCCCTGGGCACGGCGCTGACCTTCGCCAAGGAGATCGTGCGGCTCGTCGTCGTCGAGCGCTCCTTCCGCGGATTCTCCTCGCTCGTGAAGGGCTGGCGCGACGGCCGCAGGATCTGGGCCGATCGCACCTGGCAGCCGATGCCCGCGCTGGAAGGCGGCCGCGATGACTGA
- a CDS encoding CDP-glycerol glycerophosphotransferase family protein has translation MASPARFVRSLVARLGHSTELPGLLLVNGTILLALLLVVLDLDLAAAIALIVSVVSEWLLERRSPLSSMLLRQASAGPPLRFALRVIVAATAASQFANDTALHAFLLVTLLIVTGLCARALHAEYRRIGPLKPMRTRHIPGDTYIAEEPRSRPVLVTLVQLAALAPAILGAPWWIVLSAGVAAFAVLAAATVPDVLASWRMRMAKRATGFTPQLSAVQKFLDEYRPEVVVHLSGPDTAAYQINTWIEALESLDQRVFVVLRDHPLFERMASSSLPTLSLPAPGELLMLDFSMVKVALYPSNTGNNIHLLRLPTMMSAFIGHGDSDKSASNNPFSRVYDELWVAGEAGADRYRRSGMHIPEDQYRFVGRPQVHAIERTPRVGEAEIPTVLYAPTWEGVNQHQEYSSLRAIGVQLIDALLADGSVRVVYKPHPFTGQRDAKYRIAHAVISRRLDDAKARTGIDHRVVTSGSLTGWMNQSTALVSDISSVLSDWLAGEKPYAVFNHAGVSTRQFREDYPSSAAATLLGSHAQGMDEFLDVITGRGPDQLAEYRSKLATYLLGPPEQRSLEAFREAVTAFVARSDAERSIYR, from the coding sequence ATGGCTTCCCCGGCGCGTTTCGTGCGTTCTCTCGTCGCGCGGCTGGGTCACAGCACCGAGCTGCCGGGCCTGCTCCTGGTCAACGGCACGATCCTGCTGGCGCTGCTGCTCGTCGTCCTCGACCTCGACCTGGCCGCCGCGATCGCGCTGATCGTCTCGGTCGTCTCCGAGTGGCTCCTCGAGCGCCGCTCACCCCTGTCGTCGATGCTGCTGCGCCAGGCGTCGGCCGGACCTCCGCTGCGTTTCGCCCTGCGCGTCATCGTGGCGGCCACCGCCGCCTCGCAGTTCGCCAACGACACGGCGTTGCACGCCTTCCTGCTCGTCACGCTGCTCATCGTCACGGGCCTGTGCGCGAGGGCCCTGCACGCCGAGTACCGGCGGATCGGGCCCCTCAAGCCGATGCGCACCCGCCACATCCCGGGCGACACGTACATCGCCGAGGAGCCCCGCAGCCGTCCCGTCCTCGTGACGCTCGTCCAGCTCGCGGCCCTCGCGCCGGCCATCCTCGGCGCCCCGTGGTGGATCGTGCTGTCCGCCGGAGTGGCCGCCTTCGCGGTCCTGGCCGCCGCGACCGTGCCCGACGTGCTCGCCAGCTGGCGCATGCGCATGGCCAAGCGCGCCACGGGCTTCACGCCGCAGCTGTCGGCCGTCCAGAAGTTCCTGGACGAGTACCGCCCCGAGGTGGTCGTCCACCTCTCCGGCCCCGACACCGCGGCCTACCAGATCAACACCTGGATCGAGGCCCTCGAGAGCCTCGACCAGCGGGTCTTCGTGGTGCTGCGCGACCATCCCCTCTTCGAGCGGATGGCGTCCTCGTCGCTGCCCACGCTGTCGCTGCCGGCGCCGGGCGAGCTGCTGATGCTCGACTTCTCCATGGTCAAGGTGGCGCTCTACCCCAGCAACACCGGCAACAACATCCACCTGCTGCGCCTGCCCACGATGATGAGTGCGTTCATCGGCCACGGCGACAGCGACAAGAGCGCCTCCAACAACCCGTTCTCGCGCGTCTACGACGAGCTGTGGGTCGCCGGCGAGGCCGGCGCCGACCGCTACCGGCGCTCGGGCATGCACATCCCCGAGGACCAGTACCGGTTCGTCGGCCGCCCCCAGGTGCACGCGATCGAGCGCACGCCCCGCGTCGGCGAGGCCGAGATCCCCACGGTGCTCTACGCCCCCACGTGGGAGGGCGTGAACCAGCACCAGGAGTACTCCTCGCTGCGCGCCATCGGCGTCCAGCTGATCGACGCGCTGCTGGCCGACGGGTCGGTGCGCGTGGTCTACAAGCCGCACCCGTTCACCGGCCAGCGCGACGCCAAGTACCGCATCGCGCACGCCGTGATCTCGCGCCGCCTCGACGACGCCAAGGCGCGCACCGGCATCGACCACCGCGTGGTCACCAGTGGGTCGCTGACCGGCTGGATGAACCAGTCCACCGCCCTGGTGAGCGACATCTCGAGCGTGCTCTCGGACTGGCTCGCGGGCGAGAAGCCCTACGCCGTGTTCAACCACGCGGGCGTCTCGACCAGGCAGTTCCGCGAGGACTACCCCTCCAGCGCCGCCGCCACGCTGCTCGGCAGCCACGCCCAGGGCATGGACGAGTTCCTCGACGTGATCACCGGACGCGGCCCCGACCAGCTGGCCGAGTACCGCTCGAAGCTCGCGACCTACCTGCTCGGCCCGCCGGAGCAGCGCTCGCTCGAGGCGTTCCGCGAGGCGGTCACGGCCTTCGTGGCGCGGTCGGACGCCGAGCGCTCGATCTACCGCTGA
- a CDS encoding potassium transporter TrkG, whose protein sequence is MPWGRRRFRLPASIAHPVRLLPLAFLTLILAGTLLLLLPFAREGEADPSFMDAFFTSTSAVTVTGLATVDTGTYWSIIGQAIILVLVEIGGIGIIAMTTVLGLFVGGRLGLRTRLAAQTDMHVVSLGDVGPLFKRVAITTLLFQGVTAVILTWRYATGYFDSFAESLWHGVFDAVMAFNNAGFSLHPDSLTSYAGDFAVILPVSVAVFAGGLGFPVLAELYQEWRSPKTWTIHTRLTIWGSLLLLAIASTMFVVVEWNNAATIGDLSPIDKLVTGIEGGIMTRSGGLASFDWGAVEPVTLFMAIIMMFIGAGSASTAGGIKITTFLLLAYVILAELRGEDQVRIGSRAINPRTIRTALSIALIAVGLVTGGSMALMILAGVPLADGLFESASAFGTVGLSTGLTPELNIPGQLVLIVLMFIGRVGTITAASAFVLRRRQSRYHLPEEQPIIG, encoded by the coding sequence GTGCCTTGGGGACGTCGCCGTTTTCGCCTCCCGGCGTCGATCGCCCATCCCGTGCGATTGCTGCCGCTGGCCTTCCTGACCCTCATCCTGGCCGGCACCCTCCTGCTGCTGCTGCCGTTCGCCCGCGAGGGCGAGGCGGACCCCTCGTTCATGGACGCGTTCTTCACGTCCACCTCGGCGGTCACGGTCACGGGTCTGGCGACGGTCGACACGGGCACCTACTGGTCGATCATCGGCCAAGCGATCATCCTGGTCCTCGTCGAGATCGGCGGCATCGGCATCATCGCGATGACCACGGTCCTGGGTCTGTTCGTGGGCGGGCGTCTCGGCCTGCGCACCCGGCTGGCGGCCCAGACCGACATGCACGTGGTGAGCCTCGGCGACGTGGGTCCGCTGTTCAAGCGCGTGGCCATCACGACGCTGCTCTTCCAGGGCGTCACCGCGGTGATCCTCACGTGGCGGTACGCCACCGGCTACTTCGACTCGTTCGCCGAGTCCCTCTGGCACGGTGTGTTCGACGCCGTCATGGCGTTCAACAACGCCGGCTTCTCGCTGCACCCCGACAGCCTCACCAGCTACGCCGGCGACTTCGCGGTGATCCTGCCGGTCTCGGTGGCCGTCTTCGCCGGTGGCCTGGGCTTCCCGGTCCTGGCCGAGCTCTACCAGGAGTGGCGCTCGCCGAAGACCTGGACGATCCACACGCGCCTCACGATCTGGGGCTCCCTGCTGCTGCTGGCCATCGCCTCGACGATGTTCGTCGTCGTCGAGTGGAACAACGCCGCCACGATCGGCGACCTCAGCCCCATCGACAAGCTGGTCACCGGCATCGAGGGCGGCATCATGACCCGCTCCGGCGGCCTGGCCAGCTTCGACTGGGGCGCGGTCGAGCCGGTCACGCTCTTCATGGCGATCATCATGATGTTCATCGGCGCGGGCAGCGCCTCGACCGCCGGCGGCATCAAGATCACGACGTTCTTGCTGCTGGCGTACGTGATCCTGGCCGAGCTGCGCGGTGAGGACCAGGTGCGCATCGGGTCGCGGGCGATCAACCCGCGCACGATCCGCACCGCGCTGAGCATCGCGCTCATCGCCGTGGGCCTGGTGACGGGCGGCTCCATGGCACTCATGATCCTGGCCGGCGTCCCGCTCGCGGACGGACTGTTCGAGTCCGCCTCCGCCTTCGGCACCGTGGGCCTGTCCACGGGCCTGACCCCCGAGCTCAACATCCCCGGGCAGCTGGTGCTCATCGTCTTGATGTTCATCGGCCGAGTGGGCACCATTACGGCAGCCTCCGCGTTCGTGCTGAGGCGGCGCCAATCCAGGTATCACCTTCCCGAGGAGCAACCGATCATTGGCTAA
- a CDS encoding potassium channel family protein, with the protein MANNDPLTAPVLVVGLGRFGSAVARSLVRLGHDVLGVDEDPQLVQRFASEFTHVVSADTTDTEALRQIGAEQFDRAVVGIGTDIEASVLTVLSLVELGVSEVWAKAINAKHARILERVGATHVVRPESAMGERVAHMVTGAMIDYIEFDDGFSIARTRAPKLAAGRTLLESQLRARFGVTVVGVKRRGEDFTYARPETSIAASDELIVSGPTRKVETFCALRNE; encoded by the coding sequence TTGGCTAACAACGACCCCCTCACCGCGCCCGTCCTCGTCGTGGGACTCGGCCGGTTCGGCTCCGCCGTCGCGCGGTCGCTGGTCCGGCTCGGCCACGACGTCCTGGGCGTCGACGAGGACCCCCAGCTGGTGCAGCGCTTCGCGAGCGAGTTCACCCACGTCGTCTCGGCCGACACCACCGACACCGAGGCCCTGCGCCAGATCGGCGCGGAGCAGTTCGACCGCGCCGTCGTGGGCATCGGCACCGACATCGAGGCCAGCGTCCTGACCGTGCTGAGCCTCGTGGAGCTGGGCGTCTCGGAGGTGTGGGCGAAGGCCATCAACGCCAAGCACGCCCGGATCCTCGAGCGCGTCGGCGCCACGCACGTCGTGCGTCCCGAGTCGGCGATGGGGGAGCGGGTGGCCCACATGGTCACCGGCGCGATGATCGACTACATCGAGTTCGACGACGGCTTCTCGATCGCCCGTACCCGGGCGCCGAAGCTCGCGGCGGGCCGCACGCTGCTGGAGTCCCAGCTGCGGGCCAGGTTCGGGGTCACCGTCGTCGGCGTGAAGCGCCGGGGCGAGGACTTCACCTACGCGCGCCCCGAGACCTCGATCGCCGCGTCGGACGAGCTCATCGTCTCCGGTCCCACGCGCAAGGTCGAGACGTTCTGCGCGCTGAGGAACGAGTAG
- a CDS encoding DNA alkylation repair protein: MTSTAADLLRELRDVTDPAAHPQRHYRGGAGVLGVRMGTVFDLAKRHSAMSLREVGRLLDEPEYEPRLAAFCVLDFQVRRQGVTGAEREERHDLYLARHDAIDSWDMVDRAAPRVIGQFLRDRSRESLFALAASADPLRRRTAMTAPLAYTRPAHPAGIADLLRLAELLADDPDPTVSKPVGIALKHAGAVAPAEVRAFLDRLGDRLPAPVRREARAKLP, encoded by the coding sequence TTGACCTCGACCGCGGCCGACCTCCTGCGCGAGCTGCGCGACGTCACGGACCCCGCCGCGCATCCGCAACGGCACTACCGCGGTGGCGCCGGGGTCCTGGGAGTGCGGATGGGGACGGTCTTCGACCTGGCGAAGCGGCACAGCGCCATGTCGCTGCGCGAGGTCGGCCGCCTGCTCGACGAGCCCGAGTACGAGCCGCGCCTGGCGGCGTTCTGCGTCCTCGACTTCCAGGTGCGGCGCCAGGGCGTCACGGGCGCGGAGCGCGAGGAGCGCCACGACCTGTACCTGGCCCGGCACGACGCGATCGACTCGTGGGACATGGTCGACCGGGCCGCTCCGCGCGTGATCGGTCAGTTCCTGCGGGACCGCTCGAGGGAGTCGCTGTTCGCGCTGGCCGCGTCGGCCGACCCCCTGCGCCGTCGCACGGCGATGACGGCGCCGCTGGCGTACACGCGCCCGGCCCATCCCGCGGGCATCGCCGACCTCCTGCGTCTGGCCGAGCTGCTCGCCGACGATCCCGACCCGACCGTCTCCAAGCCCGTCGGCATCGCACTCAAGCACGCGGGCGCCGTCGCGCCGGCGGAGGTGCGCGCGTTCCTGGACCGGCTCGGCGACCGGCTTCCCGCGCCCGTGCGCCGCGAGGCCCGGGCCAAGCTCCCGTAG